A single window of Rhodoligotrophos appendicifer DNA harbors:
- a CDS encoding NAD(P)/FAD-dependent oxidoreductase, translating to MPVDIDPFPSDERLPSRADVVVVGGGIVGVSTALCLAERGVKVVLCEKGVIAGEQSSRNWGWCRTMGRDPREVPLMQESLRLWRSMNERVGAETGFRQIGTLYICPDEKAFAKREAWLPFAREHGVDSRLLRGAEVNHLLEGSADSWVGALYTPGDGVAEPSMAVPAMALAARRLGATIMTHCAVRGLDLKAGRIAGVVTEKGRIDCDRVVLAGGVWSSLFCRSSGLRLPQLKVLASVLRTAPIANGPSTAAWGPGLSLRKRLDGGYTVSHGSVVAEVVPDSFRYFKEFLPVLRMEWSGISLKIGKPFFDEWQLTKAWSLDETSPFETLRTLDPSPVQEDLRKARANLERAFPAFKGVATAGSWGGMIDATPDLVPVISAVESLAGLVISTGFSGHGFGIGPGAGRLTADIAMGSAPVVDPTPFRFSRFTDGTDITPKAGL from the coding sequence ATGCCCGTCGACATCGATCCCTTTCCTTCCGACGAAAGACTGCCGTCGCGTGCCGATGTCGTTGTCGTGGGGGGCGGCATCGTCGGCGTCTCCACCGCCCTCTGCCTGGCGGAGCGGGGCGTCAAGGTGGTGCTGTGCGAGAAGGGCGTGATTGCCGGTGAGCAGTCCAGTCGCAACTGGGGGTGGTGCCGCACCATGGGCCGCGATCCCCGCGAAGTACCGCTGATGCAGGAAAGCCTCCGGCTGTGGCGCAGCATGAATGAGCGGGTGGGTGCCGAGACTGGTTTTCGCCAGATCGGCACGCTCTACATCTGTCCCGACGAGAAGGCATTCGCCAAACGCGAGGCCTGGCTCCCCTTTGCCCGCGAGCATGGCGTCGACTCGCGCCTGCTGCGCGGAGCGGAGGTCAATCATTTGCTTGAAGGCTCGGCCGACAGCTGGGTGGGAGCGCTCTATACGCCCGGTGACGGCGTCGCCGAGCCGAGCATGGCGGTTCCGGCCATGGCGCTTGCGGCACGCAGACTCGGCGCGACGATCATGACTCACTGCGCCGTCCGCGGTTTGGATCTCAAAGCGGGGCGCATTGCGGGGGTCGTCACCGAAAAGGGGCGCATCGACTGCGACCGCGTGGTGCTGGCAGGGGGCGTCTGGTCGAGCCTGTTCTGCCGGAGCTCGGGCCTCCGCCTTCCGCAGCTGAAGGTCCTGGCCTCCGTTCTGCGCACGGCGCCGATCGCCAATGGACCCTCCACCGCGGCCTGGGGGCCCGGCCTGTCCCTGCGCAAGCGGCTGGACGGCGGCTATACGGTCTCCCACGGCAGCGTCGTCGCCGAGGTCGTGCCGGACAGCTTCCGCTATTTCAAGGAATTCCTGCCGGTCCTGCGCATGGAATGGTCCGGCATCTCGTTGAAAATCGGCAAGCCGTTCTTCGACGAATGGCAGTTGACCAAGGCCTGGTCACTGGACGAGACCTCCCCCTTCGAGACGCTCCGGACCCTTGATCCTTCGCCGGTCCAGGAGGATTTGCGCAAGGCGAGGGCCAATCTCGAACGGGCCTTCCCGGCCTTCAAGGGGGTTGCGACGGCCGGCAGCTGGGGCGGCATGATCGATGCGACGCCGGATCTGGTGCCGGTGATCTCGGCGGTGGAAAGCCTCGCCGGCCTGGTGATCTCGACCGGATTCTCCGGCCATGGCTTCGGCATCGGACCGGGGGCGGGCAGGCTGACGGCGGACATCGCCATGGGATCGGCACCTGTGGTCGACCCGACGCCGTTCCGCTTCAGCCGCTTCACCGATGGAACCGACATCACCCCGAAAGCGGGACTGTAA